TTCCTTGGCCTTTAACGTTGCAACGAGGAAAAGCAATTATATATGGATTCAGCGGAAAATGCGCAGGCAGAAGAACCGGCTAATGATCCGAGCGACGGCCACAGCGGAACTGGCGGAGCTTTGTTTTATCTAACAACACGTTAGACACGCATATCACTTGCAGAGCTTGTCACCGCCTCCCTGTCTGCTCCCGCCACACGCGTAGGACCTGCTGTCTTGGGGATCCGCACAGCGTACACACTTAAATGAAGGCCTGTGTCTCTTGTCTTGACGGCTAGCGATAAATCATGTGGCTGCGCAAGCGCAGTGTAGCCTACCCGACCCAGCTTGACAGCTACCGCCGATGAGCAACAGAAAGCTGGGGCTGATGCGATACGCAGTCCACAATTCTGTGAACGCTGCAAGATTAGCAATTTGTTCTCGGCCCTTTGCGGCCGACATTGCGCATCTGTTGGTACATATATCTTGTGCAGTGGCATCCCATCACTGTGTTGCGCTGCGTAGGCCGCGTCGGATAAATTCAGTAGCTTGCACCTCATTCCTCGCTGGGCCAAACGATGGTTTTGCTCTTAAAATACTGCCACAAATTGGTCACGCTGAAGCCTCGACCAGACGGATTGAAGGATGTAATCGGCAGGAGTAACCTCCGTTTGCACCCCAGCCATATTCTCTGTTCACCAGTCTCGTATCTCAGCCACCGCATCACAGTCTGAAAATGTACAGCCCCCCGACGGACATACTGCGGACCCCGCAGTGTGACCAGGCGGACTGCATATAAGCACAGCAATGCTCTcttgcgtcttcgtcgcaaGAAGAAGACCCACATAATAAAAACTTCCAGAATGCCAGCGTGAAGACTATGTCCAAAGCAACCGGCGAAACGGCAAGCATGCTGTGTCTCAGTTTATGTCAATTGCAGTTCCCCTGTCGTAGGAGCACCTCACGTGGAATGCAACGGAGCACCCTGCTACAGGCATTTGCTTCAGCGAATCAGTGGCATTTGGTTGATGCGACATTTGTGAAAACCGTCTCCATGCTCGAGGGGCCTTACTCGAAAAATGGCGACGAAGCTGCTCCCGTTTGCTGACACgagccgagagagacagcgtgTGTACTACAGTACAGCTGAAGCGCGGAGGGTTACGATAATGATCGATTTGCCTGACGAGCTTCAGGGAATCCGCGAGTGCCTATGACTGAATGAGGTTGAAGTCAAATGCGGTGGTTTTGCCACCTGGGGGAGTGGTTTGCACAAGGGCGTTTCTTTGCGACATGGTTCCTGGTTCCTTCTTCACACCGGGTCATTGTTTCTGCATCCCTTACTCAACAGAGTCGGCGTGGCCACGGTCTCTGCCATGACGCGCCGAAATGATCCGCGCCTCACGAGCTTGCAGCTGCCTCCGGTGTTGAACAGTCCTGACGTTAAGTCGCTTCAGCGCGGATTGCCTTCTCATGGGGCGGAAGTGATGCCGCCTGAGTCAGGCTTGTCCGAGAACGAACGGAAAGGGAGCGCGGGAGGTTCACACAGAACCATGGGCCTTGGAACAATGTTTACCACGATAGCTGCGGCAGTCGCTCGACAATCGCGCAAACTAAGCGAACGATGACAACACGAAAAAACGTTCACCCGTCACTGTAAGAAAATGCGGGAAGCATAGGGCCCGAGATAGATGGTGAAGGCACAGAGACCAGCATGAGGGAGAACATCCATTGCCAGCTTACAGCCAAACAAATTGACAGCGAATGTAGCGCTCGTAGACCGGGCTCTCGGCAGGGGCAACGACCAACTCCACTGGCTTTCTGCCGAagcgccggcctcgcttcCCCGTTTCCCTTGAatcgaagaagacgccgggtctgccgcctcagcgagcgaggcaaaggagcgcgcagagagcttCGTCGACGCAGATGGTGGCGAATAACAAGACGAGGATGGTGGTGAAGTGGCAGAAGAGATGTGGAAATCCGTAGgacgtcttctctgcgtagAGGCACTGGATAACGATGCTGAAGCAAACAGCAGCTTCGTGGCTGCCTCATTCGGCAAGGGAGCTCCCGACGAAGACGGGATGTCGAGATACCATACACAACGAAGTGGGTAGTTGACGTGGAGAGACCCTGTTTTGTTCGTCACGCTGTCGGGCGTTTCTGCCAGCTGGAGGGCTGAGAACCCGAATTCAGAGAACGAAAGACATCTCGCGTTGCGCAGTGGAGACGACTAGCCTACAATCCACAAAGGCGGAAGCACAGTGAAGCAACGGCGGAGCCGGGCGGGCTTACGAAACTTCTACCTGGCGCCCGAGAGCTAGAACAGGCGAACACTCCTCTGGAGAAAAACCATTCAAGAaaggaaaagagaaaaacgccgctaccggcagcgacgcagcgacaGGGGGCGtgagagagggggggggggagaaggAAAGGAAAAATTGAGACTATCGaatatatattttagacggTGACGTCCCCGCTAAATGccccttttctttgaaacaccctttgcctctctctttcACGCGGAGCCGGTAGGCACTCGCTCTAGGCCATTGCCAGATCCACAAGCCTCTCAAGAGGAGAACTGGATAGCGTCTGTTGAATTCTGGACGTCGCCGTCGTTTGGCGGGGCCTTCGGAGAGACGTTTCTTTGCAAAGGGCCTTTTGCTGATGTCCTCTGCCTTTTCTGCTTGTTGTTTGGCACAACCTGCACGCCCTTTAAGCGCAGGCCCTGGGTGCATCCGCGAGACGGAAGAGCTATCCCGTCGTGCTCGCTCTTCTGCGTCAGGAGGCCCGAGTGCTGTAGAGTGGAAGCCGCTGTAATGGAGAGGCAAGAAGCAAAGTAGGACGGTGAGGAACCAAGAGGAGAGGCTGCCGAGGAGGGTTGCCGCTCCCGAGGACcggagcggcagccgcacgTGTAAGATCTGTAGGTTGAGGACTCCTTATCGAGAACCTCTCCGCCTGatctgcctccgcgtgcaCACTGgaaacggcggcgcgctgctgctccatcTGGAGCAAGACAGGCTGAAAGGCACGCTGAATACGAAAGGCGATGTTTCTGTTCGAGGACGACGTTCAGTTTGGTTGGACTGCTGAGGCAAAGCTCAATagaggcggaagcgaagaTCCGCAGGAGGGCAGGGGAGTCGCCCCTCCACAGACGTTATCCGAGACAGAGAGCCGACTAGAACTGGGGACCTCGCTTTTGATCTGCTCGCTTTCGGGGACACCGGCTCCTCGGGTCTATAACGCAGAGCCACATCACGCGGCAGGGACACACGGCAGAGAATGAAGCGATACCTTCCGCTCGTTCCGCAACGGCGTTGGACTCACGctggaggaaggagaagagggaACTGAACAAGCGGATAGCTGCGCTGACGAAGAAGCCGATTGAAAGGGATATAAGGCCAATACGGTCGCCCGTGGAGCCTGAGGTAGTCTGGAGAGAACGTCTGCGTCTGTCCCGATGTCAGACTGCCCCGAATGCGGGGAGTCTGGAGTGACAGACACGACAACAGAAGTAAAGACAAAACGCTGGTGAAACAAGGACGAATGAGAGAGGAGCGGACGCAGGCACACAAATAAACTTACGCGTCATCGACAGTCCACCCGTTGTCTGCACTGCAACCACACAGTTCCCTACGCTGAAGTGACAGGCGCACCTGCTTCAAACCCTCTTGTTTCTCAAGGACGCAGCCATAGGAACCTACGTGTGCGCAAGTGCATTCGTGAGTACTCACTAAAATTTCAACCAGGAAATACATAATCTTGACAATTGGAGACCAGCTGACATGTTTAGGCACAAGAATTCTTCATACCCGTATCTGAACTCAACGCTTTCCTGAAACGCGACACTCCACGATAGAGGCACGACCTACAGGTCCTCACGCCTCCAGCACTTCCCTTCTTGCCCTACCCAAGGACGCATCTCTCTTATCCGTGCGCCTTACCCCATGCTGCGGCTGGTCCACTCTTCTTAAACTCGCCTTCATGTGTTGCTTTaccccctcccccttccAGTCTTGCCCATTCACTGGCTGTCTCGTCTTCTTGCTTTCCACTCTGCCTTCCTGCGTCAACTTTACCCATTCCACCAGCCTCCAGACGAGAGCCGCTGTCTGTAATCTTCGCTGTGTGGGTATCTCCGTCTCCACTAGCCCGCAGTTCCGCCGGATGCCGGTGATAGTACTGCAGCGCTTCtccctgcgcggctcgcctgcgttcTAACGCGGCGTATGCAGAAATAACCTTGTCTTTATTTCTACACTTTCTCCACACCTCGCCAACTCTGTCCGGCGTCAAGCTCGTGGCGCTCTGTCTCCccgttcgccgcgcccgaggcaAATCAGGCACGTCCGCGGATTGAGTTTCTTTCGACGTTGCTATCCCGGTATCGTCAGAAAGGCCAGCTGTCAGAGGTCGCGGAGAATGCTGCTCCGGttggctgcgtctgccgtgCCACAGTGCCCTCATGCCCTTCTCCTTACGCCTTGTGTGGCCTCGATTTGCTTCCCCACCTGACCGCAAACCCAGGCGGTTGCTTTCGGTGCCCTCCTGCGTCTCAGGCACCCGTGCCTGAAGGCGCAGCAGTCCATGTGGTACAAGCTCCTCACCTCTCTGGAACTTGCCCAAGCCTgccggagacgcgggcgacagcTGTCCTCTATAAGGATGTAGCGACGACCTTTGCTGGGACTCTGTTGCCTCTTCGCCATCTCGGGTTTTTACACCCACCTCAACTTCTTCCACCAACACAAGCCAAaccctctctgtctctgctttACCATCAAtatcgcctgcctccgcgcagcctccgtAAGGTGCTCCACAACCGGCTCCTGAATCGCGGCGCTCaccgtctgcctctctcgtACCTCCAACGCCGCCACCTccagcgccgtctgcgtgtcCGCCATCGCGAACCCCGCGCCCGTCACTCTATACGCCGGAGATAAAACCGGTATGGTTTCTTTCGCATTCTTCGCATCACTCCGGACGTCAAGAAGCCGCGTGGTTGCTCCCTGCCCTTTCACGTTTGCCGTAGAAGTCGGCGTGTGGAAAAGGACACCTGCATTCTGTGCCTGCCTCCCGCGCGGTCGTTTCGTGCGCagtggcgcgcgcgagtggCACGTACGCTTTTTCTCGTCCTCAATAGAGCCTGACTGAAACGGCTTCTCTTGATCTGCTCCCAGCTTCACGAACCGACGATGTTTCGCGTGGAATTCGTTTCGAACCTGGGGGCTTTTGAGGAGGCTGTCAGAAGGGCGCGGGGCAAAGGGACGTCTGAACCACGGAACGGCTGACCTGCATGGGGTGGAACTGCCGCGGATTCGGCGTCAGCTGGTCTGCCAAGGGTGGAAGCAGCAAGTGAGGGAGAAGGGAGGCACatgcaggcgacggagaaggctTGAAAAACCAtagcgacgcggaggcggcgcaggaagcgTGCGCTTGGAATGAAGATAATGCGGGAGCGTGGCCAGGGTCCAACGACGTGAGTGGAGGAGCGTGAGTTTCGGAGGGCTTCCGGCCTCTGCCGAAaacgcgcctcttcgcgcttcgCTCGTCACGGATTCGACAAGAACCGAGTAACCGGGGGGCGCACCCGGGCTCGAGAATCCGGAAGTGCCGTTGCTCACAAGCTGAGAAGCGGCAATCCCCGAACCCGAAAGAGCCCAGGAGGCTGCAGAAACGAATGCCTCAgcccgcgcgctggcgcggaAGGAAACACTGGAGGTGGAATAagacgcgaagaggaaggtGAAGCGAACACGGAGGGCACAAACAGGGACGACGACAATGCTGAGGGCATATGTGGCGACTGAGACAGAGGCGTGAGTGCAGCTACCGTTGGCACGAGTCTCGACCCCTCGACAGACGAGGCTAGGCTGCTGGCGGACCTGGGAGGGGATGCGGGAGACACCATCACGGGAAGAAATGACGCAGAGAGGTCTGGCTGATGAACTATGCTCATCTTTAGTGAACGTCGCCCACAGCATCCGGCTAGGCTGTCTCCCCCGCAAGTCCTTTTcaccgccgccttctccgcctgaCCGCTTGTGAAGACTGGGAGAACCTTGTCGACGCCCAGAAGAGGAAACACCGACGACCCCCGGCTACGTCGAGTGTCAGAAAAGCCGAGAGGAGCAGAAGCGGGACTTGGCGACGAAACACCCGACgcacaggcagcagcggaacTGGAAAGGGAGAAACGGGAACGAAGCCGATGGAGGAAGTTCTCCTGAGAGTACGGACTGTGGAAATAGAAGGCATCATGCGAGCTCAACAGTTCCCGAGCTGTGCGTACAGTCAGCGGCTGTCCAGGGTGGAGTTTGAGAGCGTGTAGCTTCATCTGCATCAAATACGACATCGAGGACACGAATAAATCAGTGAAATCCCTCTCCTTTATCAGATCGTCCCTGGGCATGGAAACACACTCTTTGCAGAAGCCGGAATTCGCACACAGTTTCACGTGTGAGCTTCATTCAGACACCGGCTCGCTGATTCGATACCGCTTTCTCTGTGGGTTGCAATTCTAGCATGCGCAAAGCCAAACCGTACATACTACGAAGAATCGCTAATTTCGAATCCTGCGTTGTCGCCGCGGCTCAACGACTACACTGTGGCGAATCGTTTAATACAGGTGTGCATCCGGTGGCTTGGCTGACTGACGAGAGGTTCGGCCGAAAAAGGCTCTCGTTCTAGATCAGCTGCGTCGTCGAGAAGCCCTTCGTCTCCACTGGGAACGAAGTGCTCTGTCACCAAATAGTTGCGGCACAGCAGTTCTCCCATTCTTGGGgctgcttcgctctcctgTCCATGCCGTGTTGCGTTCTGTGCCTCCTCAGCTCTGTTTTCCGCGGAGCTCTCGTCGCTCCAGTCCCCGTCAGTCTCCCCcacctcttctgcgtcgttcgCTTTCCCcaacgccgcgcagagcccgTCTCTAGAGACCGCCAGCGGATTCTCTCCGTCCGGCGCCAACAGGCACGCCTCAACTGCTTTCGCCTTCCGTGCGCATGCCTCGCTTCTGCCACACCCCGCCTCAGAGACAGCGGCTACAAGCATTGGCGTCGAAAGCTGCGACGCTTCCGCTGTAGCGCCTTCTCCCCGGGCAATGCAGGAAGGGCGCCAGTCGCAGAGGAGAACCCCGATGGTGCGTAAAAGCCCCGCGAAGCACAGGAAGCAAACGCATGCGTGCGGGGAAAGTAGGGTTCGTGCGTTTGTCGTGAACACCCTCGAGATAAGCCTGGCGAACACAGGTAATAGGCTACGCGGCCTATGGGAGCGGAGTGCGTCTCGGTTTtgggagagaaagcgaagggGGGCAAATATGCACAGAAATGTCCTTTCCTGGCACGTCCACGTTTTCGGCTTCCAAACGGGGTACCGCTGGAAGGTGAGCCAACGGTagaagaagcgcgcagcgaggaaaCAGAAAGGGGAGGCGCAACATGAGCCACGTGGGGGCCGAGAACCCGCCGCTCCAGCCCGCCTTCGTCAAAGATCCACTCCGACCAAAATCGCGACTCTGCCTGTCCGCAGCTCTTCGTCCGCCACCCACTGCGCTGAAAAGCCCTTCGAGGCTCCGGACTTTCACCGAGCCCGACACAGTTGCAACGTTGGAATCTCAGTCTCCTGAACCCGGTTTGACACTTTCGCCATCCCTGCCATGTGCCGCTTTGatgtcgccgtcttcttcatctgtCGACGTACAGGGACGACACTGTGCATCCAGGCTAGCCTGCTCGTGTACATCTAGCAGCATGATGCCGCCTTCACTGAACTTGTCTCTAAAAAGaagcgcggcttcgcgagccctctcttcgccctcaTAGTCGCGCACGCCGAAGGTCATCCAATCCAGGTGGCATGTGCTTCACTGGCTTCATCCCTGTCCGGCCTCCGTTTCCCTTGTTCAACCTTCGCCACGTCCCCCCCTTCAGATTCtggcgacgcacgcgagcgcTCGAGGCCCTTTAGCGCACTAGATAACGTGGATAGCTTTTCTGTCTCCTTGTTCGTTGACGCGGGGGGCACAGCAAGCCTAGCACACTCACAGTTCCTATCCCGTGTCTCCCACCGTTGggctgtctctccttctttcGCCTTTCCGCAGAGTGGCATTTGCTCCCCCCGCTGGGCatcgacgccgtcgccgtaAGGAAGCCGTTTAACTGCTCCGTCTGGGCCTCCGTCCCCTACTGCGATGCCGCCTTTACTCGTCCCTTTTAAGCGAAGACGACTGACTATCTCCTGTATAAAATCCAAACCTGAATACATTGTGACATCTTTACCTGGTCGCGTTTCCTCCTTATCAGCCGCCTCCGTAGACGCGCTCTTAGTGTGCCCTCGTGCCCGCGCTTCCGGCTCTCTCAGGCAAACATTCGCACCTTCCCCCATTTCGCGGGGAAGGGGAGCGAGGCAGCTTGAAGGCACACAAGTCATGgcgtgcggaggcggagTCGAACGCACAGATGTGGGTTTCTGTCTCAGTGGTGGAGCGGCGTGCCGGCGCTCCCCGCTCCGCCGTGTGCGCTTGGGCACAAACGCAACTAGCCAGAGGTCGTCGTCAGCCAGAAACGCTTTTCCGCGGAGCGACACAGTCGTCCCCCGGGTGACGAATGAAAAGCCCTTCACAGGCGGGTACCCGTCGCGCGCCAAACCCCAGTCGAAAGGCCCGAGGGCTGGACGCGGGAAGTCATGCACTTCCACACCCGGCTCTAGCGACTCTGGGGAAATGCCAAAAAAATCAGGCATCCCTTGCGGCGAGCTTGCTGAAAAACGGCTCCACGGAATGAGGCGAGGCCACAGCGACGGAGCAGCCTTAACTGGGAGCGGCAGTGGAAGAGGGCAAGATGAAGCTGTGGGGTTGTTCAGAGCGTTTGTTGCGTCTTCAACGCCAGAGCAGACGAACGGACTGCCGAGCGCCGTTGCAGAAAACGAAACGGTGCCAGCAGGACCAGCGGCAAACTGACCAAGCGGTCgagcagaggcagcggacCGATGAGTAGCCAAGGCACGGAAACGCGTTTCTTTTGGCGCTGCTGTTTCACCTGAAGCGGCTGGGGACGCGCATGGGGAAGCGTCACGTTAACCTGGTAGGCGCCCAGCTCTGAGGGAGGCGCATCGTTTGCGCTTTGCGGCAGAGAaagcagagccgcagcggcagcacaTGGAAACTCTTGCTCCAcctcgcgccggccgccaCCGACTGGGGCTAGGCTCTCATGCCCGCTCCGACCGAAGGAGTCGCAGCCTGTTTGACCGGGTGCCTTTGGAAACGCTCCCGCATTGTTTCACCCCAGATTCGCAGCTCCAAATAGCGCCGATACGGAAGCCACGTCCGCTTCAGAGAGCATCTCGCTGGCTGTTCCCGCCATCGCagtcgcgggcctcgctcCTTCTGAGGCGACACAGCAAAAGCACCTTTACGCTGCCCTCCTCGAACCCGACCGCCATCAGGAGGCAAACGAcctgcgcctgtctccgacagagacttcgccgctgctgggCCCGCCGCACTGGCGGGCACCGTGAGGAGCtgtgctgcgccgccgtggaggcCCTGGCTGAATAGCGGGAAGGCCGAAGAGAAGAAGTACCTCCACAGGCGTGCTGAGAGAGCAGACCCTTTGAAGTTAGGTTTCGAAGCAGATCCGCAGTGTGACGCAGCCGCTGAACTTGTTGAACGGTGTGCCGCCGAAGTATgtgagcagagagaagcgaatCTGGTCTCTCCGGAACGGTCGCTCGCCGTTTCCCGCCTATTGTCTCCACGCCGGTCCCCCTGCCCCACGGCAGCCCCCGAGCCAGGCCTCGTTCTTGCGTGTCTCCTCCTGTTACGCATGCTCGCTACTTTCTGGTGCGGGCTTTTTGGCTGTTCCCGCCTAGATCAGAAGGGAAGGCGGCAACTCCTGAGCGAGGGACGAACGAATGCAGACGTCTAAGAGCGCACTACAAACTATGGGCGCCACCAAACATgacggaggcagccgcgcaccTTGGAGGACGGCTTTCGGCAAAGCGGCGGCTCGGAAAAAAGGGAAGGGAGTGACGCAGGTGATGGCAATAGCTTTTCACCCCGGCTGTTTCCAACCGCAAAACGAATAAGTCCGGGGAAAAGACTGAAGTGGAAGGGACAGTACCACCTTCCCCTTTGCTGGAACCTGGAAAATGCGAGGAACAGAAGGTCTCTGTACTGTCACACTGTGTCGTACATACGAGGCATACCTGCGGCCTGGTCGGCGCAGCCACCCAGCAGGGAACCGGTCGAGGCTCTTCCTACATGAAAAGGGAAGTCTAGAAGGACCGGGCACGTAGGCTGCACTGGACGCTTGGAAAACCGAGGAAAAGGGAATTTTCTCGTCAGGAGAGTGCTCGGGTAGGACCTGGCTGAGTGGACGTCGAGAATGACCGCCTCGCGGGGGAAGGGACGCCGACTGCGGTCCCCCGTGAGGCCGAGAGGTCAAACAAGATCAGATGCAAAAGCAAACCCCCGCCGGAAAAACGCGAACATGACTCTCAAACGCGACCACATCTCGTCttgagaagacgaggaaacgGCGCTCGCGGTTCGTGTGATGCACacgtcgcccgcagcgagGTTGCAACGAGACAGCGAGCTGTCTCGTTGCAACCTCCCCAGCACGGGAGAGTGGTGACCCAGCCCGTGCCCGAAGATATCCCCTTGACACTCCTCGTTAGTGCAGCAACTCCGCAACAGTCGCTGTGGTTTCAATGAGTCcggaaaagaaagaaagagCGAGCCCCTTCGCACAAGGTCGAGGAGGTTTTCCGCATCCTCAGCTCACCGGTTCCCCGTGTGACTACGGGGTGAGGGCTGCACGATCGAGATGAAGGCGACAGACTTTCACGCGCATTCTACAAAGCCCTCCTTTTCCCCTTCACCGCATCTGCAGAGTACCCGAGAAGGACTACCACTCATGAGAGAGAAAGGACTAGGTCAAAGCAACGGAAACAGCGTCTTCCCAAGGGAGCAGAACGGCGGCCCTGCCTCTATGCGGTGTGTGTGGGTTGGTGTGCTAGAAGAATCCCGGTCTCCCGTCGTTGCGGGTGGCGCGCGCATCGACCCACAGGAACTCGCTCACAGGACCCGGGtagcggacggcgacgctgACCTGTGTGGAAGTTCGCTGAAGACACGGGACTGGACGCGTCCGCGGGAAGAGTCGTACACAGCAAAGTCCTTTCTGAGCAGTGATTTGGACTGCACAATCAAAGACCCAGGAAATCTTTTGCCTCATCGAAGCCCCATGCCACTGCGAGGAACCGCGAGATGGCGCCTGCATTCTTTCTTTCGCACCCGGGTACGCGGGCACAcactcgctgcagcggccaCGATGAAGGTATTTCTCGGTTGCACACAGACCTCGAGAATGATACGAACGCGCCGAGCTCCCAGGCTGCAGGTCGCCTGCCATGTGAGTTTCCGCTGTGAATGCGACGATGTGATCTCTCCAGAGGCGCGCTTGCGCCCACATTATACTAGCACagcaccccccccccccccgccccccacCAGATCTACCATCCATGAAAGTGGAACGTTTAAGTAGCTTTGGGCTGGACTGTCCAGTCCCGAAGGTACGGGTGAAGGTCGCGCGCGATCACTGACACTGGAAAAAGTAAAATAAAGGGGTTACGTGCTCGGTGGCTACGCTCGTTTGATCGCTACGCTCAGAACAACTCACGTCCGCTTCCACACGCATCGAATAGAGATTACCCAATCTCTTTAGTGCTCCTTGGTCCTCCAGAAGCACATACCGTTATACAGCAACCATTAGTAGTAGGacctcgcaggcgcgaggaggccggtTAAATACAGAGGCAAGCAGATGAAACCTGGATCGGTCGGATCTGGCTGGCATATCTAGGACACGTGTAAAAGCACTCTACATAAACAGGGAATTGTATCCTGTAGGTCGTCTGAGCGTTGCCATCCATGCATGTGACGGTGAACGTACGTGGCTCAAGGCTGAATGAATGATTAAACAGAAAGTTAAGAGGTCCGCTACATGAACGCGCTCGCATCCACAATCTCCACGGCACATACTTGAAAAAGCATCTACACATGGCAGTACTCCGATTCTCATCAGTTGGTAGGGGattcttcctctcgcttATTCGTCGATCTTGAAACGCCTCCGATAAAAATCAGAAGCCAGGCGAGACTATTTGGGCTAAGGTGCGTTTCTACGCCACCACGGATTTCCATCTACACGGTGTTTTCTCGGTTCATCAAAATCGGCTCCACTGCTCATCGTTCCTGTCTGCCATACCTCGACGCAGTCATCTCCTTGGTTGGAATTTGGTGTGCGCTGGCTTTCCTAACAAAGTCCCTGTGACTGCTGGCGCCCCCGAGCTGGTTCGAAGGAGAACAAGAACTCCTTGAACCAAACAACCGCCTAAGAGCTCTCCGAAGTCCCTAAGTGCAGGCCAGCCAGCACTCCTCACGGGGGAAACAACGCCCGCCCGTTTCCTATCAAGAATCACTCTGCTTCTCAGCTGCATCTTTGCTTTCAGCGCTGGCTGGTGCGCAGAGCGAGGTGTCTTTTCCGCCTGTCCGAGCCGTAGAATCGGACATATCGCCCTGGCAGGACACTCAGACGCTTTCAGTGCTACTATGTGCCCCCTGCCGTTTCGCTTTCGGTCTCAGTTTGGGTTTTGGCTTCGCCTCCAGTCACTTCTCAGCTTCACTCTCCTCCTTTTCCTCCGCTGACTCCGTCTCTTTGGACGTCTCTTCTGTCTGTCCCTTCGTTTCGTCgtgtttttcctcttctttttctgcgtcttgAGTCTCTGGTTCCTCAGCTGGGTGGCTGCTCCTGTCATACGAAAACGCTCGAAAGAAAAAGTTCCCCACCTGGTTCACCAACATCGATGCGGTGGTTTGCTGTTCCTGCGCTTCCTCAGCGTTCTTCCACTTCTCTTCATGAACCTTCGATGCCTCCTTGTCTCGTTCGTCCGCAGTGGCATTCTTATCTTCGTGTGTGTCAGTGTTGTCCCCCCCACCAGCCCTGTCGCCTGTCTTCAATCCGGTGTCCTTCTCTTCAGACTGGGTATCCCCCACGGCCCCACTACCCTGGTTCTTGCTCAGCATCCCTTCCACCTCAGTATTCTTCTGTGACGACTCATTCCCTTCTacgcttctcttctcgcccttgTCGGCGCTCGCACCTTTCAAGCCAGTGCTGGATGCAccagcgctgctgctgctggagctcGCTCCGAAATTTGGAACGTGTTTGGCTCCCGCCGCCACCTTGATTCCGGAGAGAGTCGCTCCCTTTCCGCCTGCATCTCTCTGGACAGCAGCGTCCTCCCCTTCGTCGCcagacgcctcgcccttCCCCTTTTTCTTCGTGTCGCCGGTCGTGACAACGCCTTCGCTAGCCAGCAGAGACTTGACCTCTTGCTGCACCTCGgagagccgctgcagaaTCGACTGTGACTGGTCCTGAGcactcggcgacgcgctcccagcctccgctgcaagctgacgcgcccgcgcaagCGCATTGGCAGCTCGCACTTCCGTCGCggacggcagcgccgcagagggcgacggcagagCTCCGGACGGCAGGCGTCGCCCCAGAGCTGCCACCGGCCGCGAGACTCCCCCCACGATGGGGTACCGAGTGCCCACACtcacctccgccgccggcggcaacCGACTGCGCACCACGGCGCTTCGCCGACCCTCTACAGTCCCTCGAACAGCCACACCCGTCCTCAACACCGGAGGCGCCGTGGCGGttctcgcggcctctctcgaCCCTgaggcgggcgtcgccggccgcgcctgAACTCTACGCGCC
This DNA window, taken from Besnoitia besnoiti strain Bb-Ger1 chromosome III, whole genome shotgun sequence, encodes the following:
- a CDS encoding hypothetical protein (encoded by transcript BESB_047550), with protein sequence MPDFFGISPESLEPGVEVHDFPRPALGPFDWGLARDGYPPVKGFSFVTRGTTVSLRGKAFLADDDLWLVAFVPKRTRRSGERRHAAPPLRQKPTSVRSTPPPHAMTCVPSSCLAPLPREMGEGANVCLREPEARARGHTKSASTEAADKEETRPGKDVTMYSGLDFIQEIVSRLRLKGTSKGGIAVGDGGPDGAVKRLPYGDGVDAQRGEQMPLCGKAKEGETAQRWETRDRNCECARLAVPPASTNKETEKLSTLSSALKGLERSRASPESEGGDVAKVEQGKRRPDRDEASEAHATWIG
- a CDS encoding hypothetical protein (encoded by transcript BESB_047540) translates to MLVAAVSEAGCGRSEACARKAKAVEACLLAPDGENPLAVSRDGLCAALGKANDAEEMKLHALKLHPGQPLTVRTARELLSSHDAFYFHSPYSQENFLHRLRSRFSLSSSAAACASGVSSPSPASAPLGFSDTRRSRGSSVFPLLGVDKVLPVFTSDQLTPNPRQFHPMQSDGRGVRDGGHADGAGGGGVGGTREADGERRDSGAGCGAPYGGCAEAGDIDGKAETERVWLVLVEEVEVGVKTRDGEEATESQQRSSLHPYRGQLSPASPAGLGKFQRGEELVPHGLLRLQARVPETQEGTESNRLGLRSGGEANRGHTRRKEKGMRALWHGRRSQPEQHSPRPLTAGLSDDTGIATSKETQSADVPDLPRARRTGRQSATSLTPDRVGEVWRKCRNKDKVISAYAALERRRAAQGEALQYYHRHPAELRASGDGDTHTAKITDSGSRLEAGGMGKVDAGRQSGKQEDETASEWARLEGGGGKATHEGEFKKSGPAAAWGKAHG
- a CDS encoding hypothetical protein (encoded by transcript BESB_047560): MATPASKEGVDGSTAERGDKRPQLSVNGYPSPGPPSSTEATDDASCLARPPAETEDTKTDAAGPLPATPSASSRYAVASAAGPPAAKSLSSGRARPPALRDDGELSPASLGAASPLLSVSSPVAGASGLTRSAGAPAETRGRANVTRRSGSLSRESTLSRASSVGSVRRLPAGIGSGTQRRARTAMAAIEVRGDLVVNNVSSLQELMSLLEDENSPFVLQMRDVELRVGTNQVARLGDALPALREHLQALQREQETTSGQRTRSPAGARRVQARPATPASGSREAARTATAPPVLRTGVAVRGTVEGRRSAVVRSRLPPAAEVSVGTRYPIVGGVSRPVAALGRRLPSGALPSPSAALPSATEVRAANALARARQLAAEAGSASPSAQDQSQSILQRLSEVQQEVKSLLASEGVVTTGDTKKKGKGEASGDEGEDAAVQRDAGGKGATLSGIKVAAGAKHVPNFGASSSSSSAGASSTGLKGASADKGEKRSVEGNESSQKNTEVEGMLSKNQGSGAVGDTQSEEKDTGLKTGDRAGGGDNTDTHEDKNATADERDKEASKVHEEKWKNAEEAQEQQTTASMLVNQVGNFFFRAFSYDRSSHPAEEPETQDAEKEEEKHDETKGQTEETSKETESAEEKEESEAEK